One region of Ananas comosus cultivar F153 linkage group 9, ASM154086v1, whole genome shotgun sequence genomic DNA includes:
- the LOC109715578 gene encoding pre-mRNA-splicing factor SLU7, giving the protein MATASASFKSREDHRKQLELEEARKAGLAPAEVDEDGKEINPHIPQYMSSAPWYLNAEKPSLKHQRKWKSDPNYSKSWYDRGAKIYQADKYRKGACENCGAMTHDKKSCMDRPRRAGAKWTNMHIAPDEKVETFELDYDGKRDRWNGFDPSTYSRVIEQYEAREEARRKYLKEQQLKKLEEKNNNQEVDSAVSDEEDDEDEFKVDEARVDESKQMDFAKVEKRVRTTGGGSTGTVRNLRIREDTAKYLLNLDVNSAYYDPKTRSMREDPLPDADPNEKFYEGDNQYRVSGQALEFKQLNIHAWEAFDKGQDIHMQAAPSQAELLYKNYKVIKEKLKSKTKDTIMEKYGNAASEEALPRELLLGQSEKEIEYDRAGRIIKGQETSLPKSKYEEDVYINNHTSVWGSWWKDHQWGYKCCRQTIKNSYCTGSAGIEAAEAATDLMKANMARKEAAEDKPAQNEEKRLATWGTDIPDDLVLDKKLLTEALKKEDERRKEEKDERKRKYNVKWNDEVTAEDMEAYRMKRVHHDDPMKDFLN; this is encoded by the exons ATGGCAACGGCTTCAG CTTCTTTTAAGTCTAGAGAGGACCATCGAAAGCAACTTGAATTGGAGGAAGCACGCAAAGCTGGTCTTGCCCCTGCTGAGGTCGACGAGGATGGAAAGGAAATTAATCCACATATTCCTCAGTACATGTCATCTGCACCTTGGTACCTTAATGCCGAGAAACCG AGCTTGAAGCATCAAAGAAAATGGAAATCTGATCCAAATTACTCAAAATCGTGGTATGATCGAGGTGCAAAGATCTACCAGGCTGATAAATATAGAAAAGGTGCTTGTGAAAA CTGTGGAGCAATGACTCATGACAAGAAATCATGCATGGACCGACCCCGTAGAGCAGGTGCAAAGTGGACAAACATGCATATTGCCCCTGATGAGAAAGTGGAGACATTTGAACTCGATTACGATGGCAAACGAGACCGTTGGAATGGGTTTGATCCATCCACTTACTCTCGTGTGATCGAGCAGTATGAAGCTAGGGAAGAAGCTAGGAGAAAGTACTTGAAAGAACAGCAGCTGAAAAAGCTGGAAGAGAAGAACAATAACCAGGAAGTTGATAGTGCAGTCAGCGATGAAGAAGATGACGAGGATGAATTCAAGGTGGATGAGGCTAGGGTTGATGAGAGCAAACAAATGGACTTTGCAAAGGTGGAGAAGCGTGTTCGTACTACTGGTGGTGGAAGCACTGGAACTGTTAG GAATTTGCGTATTAGAGAAGATACTGCAAAATATCTACTGAACCTTGACGTAAATTCTGCCTATTATGATCCAAAAACCCGTTCCATGCGTGAGGATCCTCTGCCTGATGCGGATCCAAATGAGAAGTTTTATGAA GGTGATAACCAATACCGGGTTAGTGGACAAGCGTTGGAGTTCAAGCAGCTCAATATCCATGCTTGGGAAGCTTTTGATAAAGGGCAGGATATCCACATGCAAGCTGCCCCGTCTCAAGCAGAATTACTGTATAAGAATTATAAGGTTATCAAAGAGAAGTTGAAGTCCAAGACGAAGGATACCATTATGGAGAAGTACGGAAATGCGGCTTCTGAAGAAGCTCTTCCTCGGGAGCTCCTTCTGGGGCAGAGTGAGAAAGAGATTGAATATGATCGTGCTGGACGAATAATTAAGGGACAG GAGACATCTCTTCCAAAAAGTAAATACGAGGAAGATGTCTACATTAATAACCACACCAGTGTGTGGGGTTCGTGGTGGAAAGATCACCAGTGGGGCTACAAATGCTGTAGACAGACTATAAAGAATAGCTACTGCACGGGCTCAGCAGGAATTGAGGCTGCTGAAGCGGCCACAGATTTAATGAAGGCGAACATGGCTCGCAAGGAGGCCGCAGAAG ACAAACCCGCGCAGAACGAGGAGAAGAGGCTCGCTACATGGGGAACCGACATCCCCGACGACTTGGTCTTGGACAAGAAGCTTCTCACAGAAGCTCTGAAGAAA GAGGACGAAAGGAGGAAGGAAGAGAAAGACGAAAGAAAGCGGAAATATAACGTTAAATGGAACGATGAG GTTACCGCCGAAGATATGGAGGCGTACCGCATGAAGAGGGTCCACCACGACGATCCGATGAAGGATTTCCTCAACTGA